In one window of Brassica rapa cultivar Chiifu-401-42 chromosome A07, CAAS_Brap_v3.01, whole genome shotgun sequence DNA:
- the LOC103828893 gene encoding uncharacterized protein At4g15970-like isoform X1, translated as MITRKMATGSGHVKVGDRESQTQKQRHLHQLIDVRKTVYFFTFTVFLSPLIYHSASRITVLPLPQLSNIFAFQPLLIAAKDNTDKLEAEDGRDLARILRESSMIENKTVIVVMMNQAWAEPNSSFDVFFEGFHAGEGTEKLLRHVVVVCLDDEAYSRCNHIHPRRCFLLKTTGVDFSGEKLYMAPDYLKMMWLRTEFLGSLLKLGYNFLFTDMDTIWLRDPFPRLLAEVDFQVAGDYYNFNGNSSDLRNGANGGFNFVVSNCRTIAFYSYWYASRLRFHQKHFFFIFNK; from the exons ATGATCACAAGGAAAATGGCGACCGGCTCAGGCCACGTTAAGGTCGGGGATCGAGAGTCGCAGACGCAGAAACAACGGCACCTACATCAACTGATAGACGTGAGGAAGACTGTTTATTTCTTCACTTTTACAGTCTTTCTCTCTCCACTTATCTACCATTCGGCGTCTCGTATCACAGTACTACCCCTGCCGCAACTTTCAAACATTTTCGCGTTCCAGCCGCTTCTGATCGCTGCCAAAGACAACACCGATAAG TTGGAAGCAGAAGATGGGAGAGATTTGGCTAGAATCTTGAGAGAATCATCGATGATCGAAAACAAGACGGTGATAGTGGTGATGATGAATCAGGCTTGGGCAGAACCGAATTCGAGTTTCGACGTGTTTTTTGAAGGCTTCCACGCTGGGGAAGGAACGGAGAAGCTGCTCCGTCATGTGGTGGTGGTGTGTTTGGACGATGAGGCTTATTCACGGTGCAACCATATACATCCTCGCCGTTGCTTCTTGCTAAAGACTACCGGAGTTGATTTCTCCGGTGAGAAACTGTACATGGCGCCGGATTATCTCAAGATGATGTGGCTTCGAACCGAGTTCTTGGGTTCTTTGCTTAAGCTCGGATATAACTTCCTCTTCACG GACATGGATACAATATGGCTTCGTGATCCATTCCCTCGATTATTAGCTGAAGTAGATTTCCAAGTTGCTGGAGATTACTACAACTTCAATGGAAACTCCAGCGACTTACGTAACGGAGCCAACGGAGGCTTCAACTTCGTCGTGTCAAATTGTAGAACAATCGCGTTTTACAGTTATTGGTATGCATCAAGATTAAGGTTCcaccaaaaacatttttttttcattttcaataaatag
- the LOC103828893 gene encoding uncharacterized protein At4g15970-like isoform X2, with the protein MITRKMATGSGHVKVGDRESQTQKQRHLHQLIDVRKTVYFFTFTVFLSPLIYHSASRITVLPLPQLSNIFAFQPLLIAAKDNTDKLEAEDGRDLARILRESSMIENKTVIVVMMNQAWAEPNSSFDVFFEGFHAGEGTEKLLRHVVVVCLDDEAYSRCNHIHPRRCFLLKTTGVDFSGEKLYMAPDYLKMMWLRTEFLGSLLKLGYNFLFTDMDTIWLRDPFPRLLAEVDFQVAGDYYNFNGNSSDLRNGANGGFNFVVSNCRTIAFYSY; encoded by the exons ATGATCACAAGGAAAATGGCGACCGGCTCAGGCCACGTTAAGGTCGGGGATCGAGAGTCGCAGACGCAGAAACAACGGCACCTACATCAACTGATAGACGTGAGGAAGACTGTTTATTTCTTCACTTTTACAGTCTTTCTCTCTCCACTTATCTACCATTCGGCGTCTCGTATCACAGTACTACCCCTGCCGCAACTTTCAAACATTTTCGCGTTCCAGCCGCTTCTGATCGCTGCCAAAGACAACACCGATAAG TTGGAAGCAGAAGATGGGAGAGATTTGGCTAGAATCTTGAGAGAATCATCGATGATCGAAAACAAGACGGTGATAGTGGTGATGATGAATCAGGCTTGGGCAGAACCGAATTCGAGTTTCGACGTGTTTTTTGAAGGCTTCCACGCTGGGGAAGGAACGGAGAAGCTGCTCCGTCATGTGGTGGTGGTGTGTTTGGACGATGAGGCTTATTCACGGTGCAACCATATACATCCTCGCCGTTGCTTCTTGCTAAAGACTACCGGAGTTGATTTCTCCGGTGAGAAACTGTACATGGCGCCGGATTATCTCAAGATGATGTGGCTTCGAACCGAGTTCTTGGGTTCTTTGCTTAAGCTCGGATATAACTTCCTCTTCACG GACATGGATACAATATGGCTTCGTGATCCATTCCCTCGATTATTAGCTGAAGTAGATTTCCAAGTTGCTGGAGATTACTACAACTTCAATGGAAACTCCAGCGACTTACGTAACGGAGCCAACGGAGGCTTCAACTTCGTCGTGTCAAATTGTAGAACAATCGCGTTTTACAGTTATTG A